A part of Leishmania panamensis strain MHOM/PA/94/PSC-1 chromosome 34 sequence genomic DNA contains:
- a CDS encoding short chain dehydrogenase/reductase, putative (TriTrypDB/GeneDB-style sysID: LpmP.34.0310) — translation MSTFFVAVAAVLGASLVLTALWAVQRIPRWEWESSTVLITGGSVGIGLATAKSLARKQVPFLILAARRECVLREAVQQVEKVVEECHSCTRVSYVTMDVADEVSVATGLARAKAQCDGRPVNLLICNAGFAHPARFVDSTMAHARQMMEVNYFGSLAVLWKVLPEMLEMKRGRVVLTSSMAARAPIAGYTLYSATKAGLRAFAHSLDMETSCLGVRVQVVSPPDVETPGYAHENEVKSPECAAISSFGGAKPFTAEAMAQSIVNGIGDYSFDITLGMDGIMLNYGSAGIEPATSVAALLTQSVLGGVLRLGLAVFSKIHYGIVRKVRLAEASSAPPSRW, via the coding sequence ATGTCAACCTTTTTCGTTGCCGTGGCTGCTGTCCTCGGTGCATCGCTCGTGCTGACTGCGTTGTGGGCAGTACAGCGCATTCCAAGGTGGGAGTGGGAATCTTCGACAGTACTCatcaccggcggcagcgtcggcattggcctcgccaccgccaagaGCCTCGCACGCAAGCAAGTCCCATTTCTCATCCTTGCAGCCCGTCGCGAGTGTGTGCTGCgagaggcagtgcagcaggtGGAAAAAGTCGTCGAGGAatgccacagctgcacacgtgtgtcATATGTAACGATGGACGTGGCGGACGAAGTCTCGGTCGCTACAGGCCTCGCCCGTGCTAAGGCGCAGTGCGACGGTCGCCCCGTCAACCTTCTCATCTGCAACGCGGGTTTTGCGCACCCCGCTCGTTTTGTGGACAGCACGATGGCGCACGCTCGGCAAATGATGGAGGTCAACTACTTTGGGTCTCTGGCAGTGTTGTGGAAAGTGCTGCCTGAGATGCTGGAGATGAAACGAGGTCGCGTTGTGCTGACGAGCAGCATGGCGGCCAGGGCACCGATTGCCGGATACACGTTGTATAGTGCCACCAAGGCAGGTCTGCGCGCGTTTGCCCACAGTCTGGACATGGAGACCAGCTGCCTGGGTGTGCGAGTGCAGGTCGTAAGTCCACCAGACGTGGAGACACCTGGATACGCGCATGAAAACGAGGTGAAGAGCCCCGAGTGCGCCGCCATCTCTTCGTTTGGGGGTGCAAAGCCGTTCACTGCGGAGGCAATGGCACAATCCATCGTTAATGGCATCGGGGACTACTCGTTCGACATCACGCTCGGGATGGATGGCATCATGCTCAACTACGGCTCTGCCGGGATAGAGCCGGCGACGAgtgtggcagcgctgctgacgcagtCTGTACTTGGCGGCGTGTTGCGGCTCGGGTTGGCAGTGTTTTCTAAGATACATTACGGAATTGTGAGGAAGGTACGCCTGGCAGAAGCGTCGTCAGCACCCCCGTCACGTTGGTAA
- a CDS encoding hypothetical protein (TriTrypDB/GeneDB-style sysID: LpmP.34.0320), whose translation MSTWFFRVPYLHVCTACFFGGGIVLLGSGLWDFKRSRRNAVPVFNSAAVVKTEESARYPCESIKGFDVVVRSFYVPVAANTDSGSQAPGLSLLAHLQRLVGLFSNEKHRIDSADPNNTAAAAQSVRWVVRDAKDSEGGVGPRLISASYWPPDTSKYAALVLEPSARSSGDSSAVLPAPPRSLLRQLADGATYQSLSRCNPRSTLLDMACEADPAYLGAPYLRVLLSGFLLLPTTLSRLNVAVLGVGGGSLPLFLQQYFAPRIHSCDLVDVEPMCIKAAVEQLGMKELLNTMTLQREGGGVHYYIEDAVKYLSHRVGEADRRTEWPWQGGSGRVARSGKGAAASPHHGTSVFHDAVQPTATASLATSAKRQRQLDLLFVDLFVGSELDRAVTSHEFLRLCRSSLSPYGVVAFNLPTADRPFVQRCNEVFGTHNVYRIPVPASSNEVVLARGGAESRGTMADAPHLSHRHMFRRAQELTAQYRLPYDLANHYPFWWRLW comes from the coding sequence ATGTCCACGTGGTTCTTCCGCGTTCCATATCTACATGTATGCACAGCGTGTTTCTTCGGCGGTGGTATCGTCCTCTTAGGCAGCGGCCTCTGGGATTTCAAGCGCTCCAGGCGCAACGCCGTTCCTGTGTtcaacagcgccgccgtcgtcaaGACGGAGGAGTCGGCGCGCTACCCGTGCGAATCAATCAAGGGCTTTGATGTTGTTGTGCGCAGCTTTTACGTGCCTGTAGCTGCCAACACAGATAGCGGCAGCCAAGCGCCGGGGCTGTCTCTGCTGGCGCATCTTCAGAGGCTTGTGGGTCTCTTCTCCAATGAAAAGCACCGTATCGATAGCGCCGATCCGAACaacacggcggcggcagcacagtCAGTCCGGTGGGTAGTACGAGATGCCAAAGACTCAGAGGGTGGAGTCGGCCCAAGGCTTATCTCAGCCTCGTACTGGCCTCCTGACACCTCCAAGTACGCCGCCCTGGTTTTGGAGCCCTCCGCACGATCCAGCGGCGACTCGAGCGCTGTAttgccggcgccaccgcgctcgctgctgcggcagttgGCCGACGGGGCTACCTACCAGTCTCTTTCCCGGTGCAACCCACGGTCCACACTTCTGGACATGGCGTGTGAAGCCGACCCCGCCTACCTTGGTGCTCCCTACCTTCGCGTGCTTTTGAGCGGCTTCCTGCTGCTACCCACCACCCTCTCGCGGCTGAACGTCGCAGTCCTCGGCGTAGGCGGGGGATCGCTGCCACTGTTCCTCCAGCAGTACTTCGCGCCCCGGATTCACAGCTGTGACTTGGTGGATGTCGAGCCGATGTGCATCAAGGCAGCTGTGGAGCAGCTTGGGatgaaggagctgctgaacaCGATGACGTTGCAGcgcgagggcggcggtgtgcaCTACTACATCGAAGACGCCGTCAAGTACCTGTCCCATCGCGTTGGCGAGGCCGACCGTCGAACAGAGTGGCCTTGGCAAGGTGGGTCCGGGAGAGTAGCAAGGAGCGGAAAAGGAGCAGCGGCTTCTCCACATCATGGTACTTCTGTGTTTCATGATGCCGTTCAGCCAACCGCTACCGCGTCACTAGCCACCAGCGCCaagcgccagcgccagcttGACTTACTGTTTGTGGACCTGTTTGTCGGCAGCGAGCTCGACAGGGCCGTCACATCGCACGAGTTtctgcgtctgtgccgcAGCTCGCTCTCACCTTACGGCGTGGTCGCCTTCAACCTCCCCACGGCGGACAGGCCATTTGTGCAGCGATGCAACGAGGTGTTTGGCACCCACAACGTTTACCGTATTCCTGTACCGGCTAGCTCGAACGAGGTGGTGCTCGCTCGCGGCGGGGCAGAGAGCCGCGGCACCATGGCCGACGCTCCACACCTCTCCCATCGCCACATGTTTCGCCGCGCACAGGAGCTGACGGCGCAGTATCGTCTTCCCTACGACCTCGCCAACCATTATCCTTTCTGGTGGCGACTATGGTAG
- a CDS encoding hypothetical protein (TriTrypDB/GeneDB-style sysID: LpmP.34.0330): MSATIKAACACASTLLFHSLRLHAFRGAFPHILIVVDRVPCVLQKVVTEGYLQMLRAYGQQGAAYLTENHDSLLATSTETLAETADDRGSLKGHGGDLFIPLEPGAETPSGSAGFTMHVPLPSFATDDPAPLSYSLMPFCSEDFLSRVRRLQQFFRHCGDGQLQHQGDQHEAAAAAGGATMTSPPAAPSSVWTAELFREEFDELCPLLEPLLSSKGDSVEVDVAEGKPLWQALFNGPPRELLGCVLVQENAFQNEMRRYRLRLNLFDLGVRVAEHCHLGIMSQRADRLAAEGRLKEALEDDQVYSYARSCAFRPEQAQCLAKAIADSIDLYSWCRAGGASCAAARVGQALPASITAALQSAELWSIFNSGALDGCTSATAADRTAMDVGVALQEPIEGPGIPLLIVCRDAAKVLTYGGGMEDCLTNTGYYEAAYVPERNDVARHRERFRTAYNEVSGGGGESEGVEENTAATPPMHGRLKKKEYLAMLKEKGQKPNKPQSDGAEEEDGAVSRSAPAGSCISNSIGGTFPIGEVITESFDLSQLSGTCDVFAYPDMFKQVTMSHPAPFTMTVERGVVTHISNGAPKEFLDLLSLVRQVEGKCYVRELGIGLNPYVGPAHVVSDVTTFERQWGIHLSLGQRHPLFVKQRERRNADGTVAAGVQVDGPILKRKAGKYHIDVFVDAAQLRMGNMFVVDFTKGIAVP, translated from the coding sequence ATGTCCGCCACGATCAAAgctgcatgtgcgtgcgcgtctACGTTGCTCTTCCACAGTTTGCGCTTGCATGCCTTCCGAGGCGCATTTCCGCATATTCTGATCGTGGTGGATCGCGTTCCATGTGTGCTGCAGAAGGTTGTCACTGAGGGCTACCTGCAGATGCTGCGCGCATACGGGCAGCAAGGTGCAGCGTACTTAACTGAAAACCACGACAGTTTATTGGCGACGTCAACCGAAACCTTGGCAGAGACGGCAGACGACAGGGGATCACTTAAGGGCCATGGTGGCGACCTGTTCATTCCCCTGGAACCCGGTGCAGAGACGCCGAGTGGATCGGCAGGCTTTACTATGCACGTTCCACTGCCGTCGTTCGCCACGGACGAccccgctcctctctcctactCCCTCATGCCGTTTTGCAGCGAAGATTTCCTGAGTCGCGTGAGGCGGTTGCAGCAGTTCTTTCGACACTGCGGTGatgggcagctgcagcatcaaGGCGACCAgcacgaggcggcggctgccgctggggGCGCAACAATGACGTCGCCTCCGGCCGCACCGTCGAGTGTGTGGACGGCAGAGTTATTCAGGGAGGAATTCGATGAACTGtgcccgctgctggagccACTCCTGTCATCAAAAGGCGACTCGGTTGAGGTCGACGTCGCCGAGGGGAAACCCCTGTGGCAGGCGCTCTTTAACGGACCACCGCGAGAGCTCCTCGGGTGCGTCCTGGTGCAGGAAAACGCCTTCCAAAACGAGATGAGGCGCTACCGGCTTCGTCTGAACCTATTTGACCTCGGTGTTCGCGTTGCGGAGCACTGCCACCTAGGCATCATGAGCCAGAGAGCGGATCGCTTGGCAGCCGAGGGTCGCCTcaaggaggcgctggaggacgACCAAGTGTACAGCTATGCCCGCTCCTGCGCTTTCCGGCCCGAGCAGGCCCAGTGCCTCGCCAAGGCGATCGCGGACTCAATCGACTTGTACAGCTGGTGCCGCGCTGGGGgtgccagctgcgctgcagcacgcgtaGGACAAGCGCTTCCAGCCTCCATAACAGCCGCGCTGCAGAGTGCTGAACTTTGGTCTATCTTCAACTCTGGTGCACTGGACGGCTGCACCTCTGCAACGGCGGCTGACCGCACCGCCATGGATGTCGGAGTCGCCTTACAGGAACCAATCGAAGGCCCTGGCATACCTCTCTTGATTGTATGCCGCGACGCGGCCAAGGTCCTCACCTACGGCGGCGGGATGGAGGACTGCCTGACCAATACCGGGTACTATGAGGCGGCCTACGTGCCAGAGCGCAATGATGTCGCGCGGCACCGTGAGCGCTTTCGGACGGCGTACAACGAAGTGagtggcgggggcggggagagTGAAGGGGTTGAGGAAAATACTGCTGCGACCCCCCCGATGCACGGCCGcctgaagaagaaggagtACCTTGCAATGCTCAAGGAGAAGGGGCAGAAGCCGAACAAGCCCCAGAGCGACggtgctgaagaagaagatgGCGCCGTCTCCCGCAGCGCCCCTGCCGGCTCCTGCATTTCGAACAGCATCGGCGGCACCTTTCCCATCGGCGAGGTCATCACCGAGTCGTTTGACCTCTCGCAGCTCAGTGGCACGTGCGACGTGTTTGCGTATCCCGACATGTTCAAGCAGGTAACGATGAGCCACCCAGCACCGTTCACCATGACGGTGGAGAGGGGCGTTGTCACGCACATCAGCAACGGTGCCCCAAAGGAGTTCCTCGACTTGCTTAGCCTTGTACGCCAGGTTGAGGGCAAGTGCTACGTGCGGGAGTTGGGCATCGGCCTCAACCCGTATGTAGGTCCGGCCCACGTTGTGAGCGACGTGACTACGTTTGAGCGGCAGTGGGGCATCCACCTCTCCCTTGGCCAGCGCCACCCTCTGTTCGTAAAGCAGCGTGAACGACGCAACGCCGACGGCACGGTGGCCGCTGGGGTGCAGGTGGATGGCCCTATCCTCAAGCGAAAAGCCGGCAAGTATCATATTGACGTTTTTGTggatgcagcgcagctgcgcatgggCAACATGTTTGTGGTTGACTTCACCAAAGGTATCGCCGTGCCGTGa
- a CDS encoding enoyl-CoA hydratase/isomerase family protein, conserved (TriTrypDB/GeneDB-style sysID: LpmP.34.0340) yields MRTCALLRTAAAAGPSVTNFKVLLQGECVLRYDAASQVAILSMERHARKNAIGVSFLNCIQQAIDVCMAGAPSAASTTAADCPPVRCLVISSAVPKVFCAGADLKERKEMSVAESRAFVQCLRQTFSNLEDLPIPTIAAIEGKALGGGMELALSLDIRVAGDGATMGFPETGLGIIPGAGGTVRAPAVLGVSRALELILTAEQVSAQRALELGLVNRVVPAGSALESALDLALRISKNGPLGVCAAKKAVRSAAGKTRAEAMQVEAEQYEVVLHSEDRLEGLKAFAERRTPVYKGK; encoded by the coding sequence ATGCGTACCTGTGCCTTGCTGCgtaccgcagctgcggctggccCGTCTGTCACCAACTTTAAAGTGCTGCTCCAGGGCGAGTGCGTGCTTCGCTACGACGCAgcgtcgcaggtcgccaTCCTCTCAATGGAGCGCCACGCGCGCAAAAATGCGATCGGCGTCAGCTTCCTGAACTGCATCCAGCAGGCCATCGACGTATGCATGGCTGGGGCCCCGTCTGCCGCTTCTACCACTGCCGCCGACTGTCCGCCCGTGCGCTGCCTGGTCATTTCCAGCGCCGTCCCGAAAGTCTTCTGTGCTGGCGCGGATTTGAAGGAACGAAAGGAGATGTCTGTCGCGGAGTCGCGCGCGTTCGTGCAATGTCTGCGTCAAACCTTTAGTAACTTGGAGGACTTGCCCATTCCCACCATTGCCGCCATCGAAGGCAAGgcgctcggcggcggcatggaGCTGGCCCTGTCGCTAGACATACGCGTGGCAGGCGACGGGGCCACCATGGGCTTTCCGGAGACAGGACTTGGCATAATCCCCGGGGCAGGTGGTAccgtgcgtgcgcctgcggTGCTCGGCGTTAGCCGTGCGCTGGAGCTGATCCTGACGGCTGAGCAGGTGTCCGCCCAGCGTGCTCTGGAGCTGGGGCTCGTAAACCGTGTCGTGCCGGCCGGCTCGGCCCTTGAGTCCGCCCTGGACCTGGCACTGCGGATCTCCAAGAACGGGCCGCtcggcgtgtgtgctgcgaagaaggcggtgcgCTCTGCCGCGGGTAAGACGCgggcggaggcgatgcagGTGGAAGCAGAGCAGTACGAGGTTGTGCTCCACTCCGAGGATCGCCTTGAGGGTCTCAAGGCCTTTGCAGAGCGTCGCACTCCCGTGTACAAAGGTAAGTAA
- a CDS encoding ATP-dependent DEAD-box RNA helicase, putative (TriTrypDB/GeneDB-style sysID: LpmP.34.0350) — translation MTDTNWKAQLNPPQKSTRKKTEDVESRRNVNFEEYALRRELQMGIFEKGFEKPSPVQEEAIPVALQGKDVLARAKNGTGKTASFVIPVLEKVDTRESYVQALLMVPTRELALQTAQVTKELGKHIPGLEVMVTTGGTTLRDDILRLTSKVHILVATPGRVLDLASKKAVDLSHCHILVLDEADKLLSQEFMEIIDDLYTYLPSQLQSMLFSATFPVTVKTFAERHLHNPYEINLMDELTLKGVTQYYAFVEERQKIHCLNTLFNKLQINQSIIFCNSVNRVELLAKKITQLGYSCYYIHARMQQQHRNRVFHDFREGHCRNLVCSDLITRGIDIQAVNVVINFDFPKYAETYLHRIGRSGRFGHLGVAINFVTYDDRYNVYRIEQELDTEIKPIPADIDPELYAA, via the coding sequence ATGACCGACACCAACTGGAAGGCTCAGCTAAACCCGCCGCAGAAGAGCACGCGGAAAAAGACGGAAGATGTGGAGTCTCGCCGTAACGTCAACTTCGAGGAATACGCCCTGCGGCGTGAGCTGCAGATGGGCATCTTCGAGAAGGGCTTTGAGAAGCCAAGCCctgtgcaggaggaggccatACCCGTCGCCCTGCAGGGCAAGGACGTGCTCGCCCGCGCCAAGAACGGTACCGGCAAGACCGCCTCCTTTGTGATCCCGGTACTCGAGAAGGTTGACACCCGCGAGTCTTATGTCCAGGCGCTCCTGATGGTGCCCACCCGCGAGCTGGCCCTACAGACAGCGCAGGTGACGAAAGAGCTCGGCAAGCATATCCCCGGGCTCGAGGTGATGGTGACCACCGGTGGTACAACACTGCGCGATGATATTCTTCGCCTGACGAGCAAGGTACACATTCTGGTGGCGACCCCAGGTCGTGTGCTTGATCTGGCGAGCAAGAAGGCGGTTGACCTTTCCCATTGTCACATCTTGGTGCTGGACGAGGCCGACAAGTTGCTCTCCCAGGAGTTTATGGAGATCATCGACGACCTGTACACCTACCTCCCCTCCCAGCTGCAGTCCATGCTTTTTTCTGCCACGTTCCCGGTGACAGTGAAGACGTTCGCGGAGCGCCACCTGCACAACCCCTACGAGATCAACTTGATGGACGAGCTGACCTTGAAGGGTGTGACGCAGTACTACGCCTTCGTCGAGGAGCGCCAGAAGATCCACTGTCTCAACACGCTCTTCAACAAGCTGCAAATCAACCAGTCTATCATCTTCTGTAATAGCGTCAACCGCGTGGAGCTGCTCGCGAAGAAGATTACCCAGCTCGGCTATAGCTGCTACTACATCCATGCCcgcatgcagcagcagcaccgtaaTCGCGTTTTCCATGACTTCCGCGAGGGACACTGCCGCAACCTCGTCTGCTCCGATCTCATCACCCGTGGTATCGATATTCAGGCCGTGAACGTCGTCATCAACTTCGACTTCCCCAAGTACGCCGAAACGTATCTGCATCGCATCGGCCGTTCCGGTCGCTTCGGCCACCTCGGTGTTGCCATCAACTTCGTGACGTACGATGACCGCTATAATGTCTACCGCATTGAACAGGAACTGGACACGGAGATCAAGCCGATCCCCGCTGATATCGACCCCGAGTTGTACGCGGCGTAA
- a CDS encoding hypothetical protein (TriTrypDB/GeneDB-style sysID: LpmP.34.0360), whose protein sequence is MLGFGTTLTEQERAVKRLKIDSPSASLECEDNSDNSTYVPHIVEVNPVPTDVHCTSLPSKQIGTSAVEAVNGASPEEVSLTNSSRSRYSSDDDGNGKDEDANDDLLSSPVARQCSSDTWRLTRTPMGSTLRATSTIAGGVASRPLPITTNGAITTLRSLGQLQTLVGSRNTASAKDNAHPSLRLKPGETVMLLLYFDETSLRSLINGATTELSQMRVFTLNLAKLPPQDYEVTPEKRLGAGGCTNSPDASVRARREGGTAAPAAGVTQATTHDSEDENEEELVLTVHPMAVSTAAAAETSAIAEKERLPHASVSVSGALTLDEVSSVSCLSVHLHHASDIISDKVHQMLAVDTILNPQASQQQRAHGNSDGGAGVVGKEPLLFPAMIVWRAAGAPREEYPPGPPQTYSSQPPPTQAELFCDRLSTEGGPLVVKEATGVDQVHSLTLFRPVFTMEHLFRTLVRTVAPSFAARGTGDKSRTVLYLGASWCPPCMRFVREMPQLMREDLPPSVVCTLKADMDLAKPIYDYFKVEVIPTFVVLDNEVLMKCYERVQCQRSSAASCNNSGGASQSDYARAIQEAFSKAELGRLQNSNRRLVSTFISKHSQSLSFDEDF, encoded by the coding sequence ATGCTCGGCTTTGGAACTACTTTGACAGAGCAGGAGCGGGCAGTGAAGCGGCTGAAGATTGACAGCCCTTCAGCGTCTCTTGAGTGCGAAGACAACAGTGACAACAGCACCTACGTTCCCCACATCGTAGAGGTCAATCCTGTGCCAACGGACGTGCACTGTACTTCACTCCCGTCCAAGCAGATTGGCACTTCtgcagtggaggcggtgaaCGGCGCCTCTCCCGAGGAAGTCTCACTGACGAACTCGTCGAGGAGTCGCtacagcagcgatgacgatggGAACGGCAAGGATGAAGATGCGAATGATGACCTCCTATCTTCCCCAGTCGCAcgacagtgcagcagcgacacgtgGCGCTTGACGCGCACGCCGATGGGGTCTACTCTGAGGGCTACCTCCACCATAGCCGGTGGCGTAGCTTCTCGGCCGCTCCCCATCACGACAAACGGCGCAATCACCACACTGCGCAGTCTCGGCCAGCTGCAGACACTCGTGGGCAGCAGAAACACAGCGTCCGCAAAGGATAATGCGCACCCCAGCCTGCGACTCAAGCCGGGGGAGACGGtaatgctgctgctgtattTTGACGAGACGTCCCTCCGCTCGCTAATTAACGGAGCGACGACGGAGCTGTCGCAGATGCGCGTGTTCACGCTGAACCTGGCGAAGTTGCCGCCGCAGGACTACGAGGTGACCCCAGAAAAACGTCTGGGCGCTGGTGGCTGTACGAACAGCCCCGACGCAAGCGTACGTGCGCGGCGTGAGGGCGGCACCGCGGCGCCCGCCGCTGGCGTCACCCAAGCTACGACGCACGACAGCGAAGacgagaacgaggaggagctagTGCTGACGGTCCACCCGATGGCGGTGTCGacagcggccgcggcggagaccagcgccatcgcggagaaggagcgcctcCCTCACGCATCGGTATCCGTCAGTGGCGCCCTCACACTCGACGAGGTCTCCAGCGTCTCCTGTCTCTccgtccacctccaccacgctAGCGATATCATCAGCGATAAGGTGCACCAGATGCTGGCGGTGGACACCATACTGAACCCCCAAGCTTCCCAACAGCAGCGTGCTCATGggaacagcgacggcggtgctggtgtcGTTGGCAAGGAGCCCTTGCTGTTCCCTGCCATGATTGTTTggcgcgccgccggtgccccACGCGAGGAGTACCCACCGGGCCCACCGCAGACCTACTCCTCCCAGCCTCCGCCAACCCAAGCTGAGCTCTTTTGCGACCGCCTTTCTACAGAGGGTGGGCCGCTGGTGGTGAAGGAAGCGACTGGGGTGGACCAGGTGCACTCATTGACGCTGTTCCGCCCTGTCTTCACGATGGAGCATCTTTTCCGCACCCTCGTCCGCACTGTCGCGCCGTCGTTTGCCGCCAGAGGCACCGGCGACAAGTCCCGTACGGTGCTGTACCTCGGTGCGTCGTGGTGTCCGCCCTGCATGCGCTTCGTACGCGAGATGCCGCAGCTCATGCGCGAGGATCTGCCGCCGAGTGTCGTGTGCACCCTGAAGGCGGACATGGACTTGGCCAAGCCGATCTACGACTATTTCAAGGTGGAGGTTATCCCCACTTTTGTCGTCCTGGACAACGAGGTGCTCATGAAGTGCTACGAGAGAGTACAGTGCCagcggagcagcgctgctagttg